Proteins encoded in a region of the Paucibacter sediminis genome:
- a CDS encoding ThiF family adenylyltransferase yields MSSKPTAPDSALQQLAAAGFDVEVHQQHLLVHQVPYVNEAGVVKRGTVICKYVESGGQLLPPNANHGDSHQVWWQGEYPCYADRRRLAELENENQGQELFPGCTFNFRFSNKPVGVDHFQTHVEKVMHYVDLIQAQAGVLEPWSRAQAGGVKRSEDESVFQYPDSASARAEILMTSAQLAIGKVAIVGLGGTGSYVLDQLAKTPVPGIELFDGDLFEQHNAFRSPGAATEAEIDARLPKVEIYKRRYSAMHRGIVSHPYFLDEANVAELAEFSFVFVCVDRADARRLIFRFLQSRGIPFVDVGMNLQQVKGSLRLIGSCRATLVTPELNDHVDNSVPLGDGDDDALYRQNIQVADMNALNAQMAVMLWKQYCGFYQADFATVNMLFSVNQNMLAKTVAGLGERDEG; encoded by the coding sequence ATGTCGTCAAAACCAACCGCTCCTGATTCGGCCCTGCAGCAGCTCGCCGCGGCCGGGTTCGATGTGGAGGTGCACCAGCAGCATCTGCTGGTGCACCAGGTGCCCTACGTCAACGAAGCCGGGGTTGTGAAGCGCGGTACGGTCATCTGCAAGTACGTGGAATCCGGCGGCCAGTTGCTTCCGCCGAATGCAAATCACGGCGACAGCCACCAGGTCTGGTGGCAGGGCGAGTACCCCTGCTATGCGGACCGTCGGCGCCTGGCCGAACTGGAAAACGAAAACCAAGGGCAGGAGCTCTTCCCTGGTTGCACCTTCAATTTCCGGTTCTCCAACAAGCCGGTCGGCGTGGACCACTTCCAGACGCATGTCGAGAAGGTGATGCACTACGTCGACCTGATTCAGGCGCAGGCCGGCGTTCTTGAGCCCTGGTCGCGTGCGCAGGCCGGTGGCGTAAAACGCAGCGAGGACGAGTCGGTGTTTCAGTACCCGGACTCGGCTTCGGCCCGCGCGGAGATTCTGATGACATCGGCCCAGCTGGCCATCGGGAAAGTTGCCATAGTAGGCCTGGGTGGCACGGGCAGCTATGTGCTTGACCAGTTGGCCAAGACGCCTGTGCCGGGCATCGAGCTCTTCGACGGCGACCTTTTCGAGCAGCACAACGCGTTCCGCTCCCCCGGTGCGGCCACCGAGGCCGAAATCGACGCGCGGCTGCCCAAAGTCGAAATCTATAAGCGACGCTACAGCGCGATGCACCGCGGCATCGTCAGCCATCCGTACTTCTTGGACGAGGCCAACGTAGCAGAGCTGGCGGAGTTCAGCTTCGTTTTTGTCTGCGTTGACCGAGCCGATGCTCGCCGCCTCATCTTCAGGTTCCTCCAGTCGCGCGGCATTCCGTTCGTCGACGTCGGCATGAACTTGCAGCAGGTCAAGGGTTCGCTGCGCCTCATCGGAAGCTGCCGCGCGACCCTGGTGACGCCCGAGCTGAACGACCATGTCGACAACAGCGTCCCGCTCGGAGATGGTGACGACGATGCGCTGTATCGCCAGAACATCCAGGTAGCCGATATGAACGCGCTGAACGCGCAGATGGCCGTGATGCTGTGGAAGCAGTACTGCGGGTTCTACCAAGCAGATTTTGCGACGGTGAACATGCTGTTCTCGGTCAACCAGAACATGCTTGCGAAGACGGTTGCTGGCCTCGGAGAGCGCGATGAAGGCTAG
- a CDS encoding DUF6527 family protein: MKASAIRPEFVEFIPKLLEPGVLYVSEKYRTASHLCACGCGEKVVTPLSPADWHLSMDGGKVSLHPSIGNWNYACKSHYWIRRNAISWAGGMSKGQIERVQARDFADRASQVAQINRERDEQRAAASGGFFGRVLRTLRRLLKL; the protein is encoded by the coding sequence ATGAAGGCTAGCGCTATCAGGCCGGAGTTCGTCGAGTTCATTCCGAAGCTTCTCGAGCCCGGCGTGCTGTATGTCAGCGAGAAGTACCGTACCGCCTCGCACCTCTGCGCATGCGGGTGCGGCGAGAAGGTCGTGACCCCTTTGTCGCCGGCGGATTGGCACCTGAGCATGGACGGCGGGAAGGTCAGCCTGCATCCGTCCATCGGCAACTGGAACTACGCCTGCAAGTCGCACTACTGGATTCGCCGAAACGCGATTTCGTGGGCGGGCGGCATGAGCAAGGGCCAAATTGAACGGGTTCAGGCACGGGATTTTGCCGACCGGGCAAGCCAGGTCGCGCAAATCAATCGTGAGCGAGATGAGCAGCGAGCCGCTGCATCGGGTGGCTTCTTCGGCCGGGTGCTGCGTACGCTGCGCCGGTTGCTGAAGCTGTAG
- a CDS encoding ECs_2282 family putative zinc-binding protein encodes MKDIRRQVSLQCPTCGKTDFQFDEPEGPSGIVTCASCGRQLRRDELESYNSELIEAAKKEVVSEAKKELEQMMHRTLRDAFRGNKFIKIR; translated from the coding sequence ATGAAAGACATCCGGCGCCAAGTTAGCCTGCAATGCCCTACCTGCGGCAAGACTGATTTTCAGTTCGACGAGCCTGAAGGCCCCAGTGGAATCGTCACCTGCGCATCCTGCGGCAGGCAGCTGCGCCGCGACGAGCTGGAGAGCTACAACTCCGAGCTCATTGAGGCCGCGAAGAAGGAGGTCGTCAGCGAAGCCAAGAAGGAGTTGGAGCAGATGATGCACCGGACACTTCGCGATGCATTCCGCGGCAACAAGTTCATCAAGATTCGATAA
- a CDS encoding helix-turn-helix domain-containing protein, translating to MRFADAWCPRDIAADQRCCSMLTDAEIWHACKALGTPERALNRDANKRHRYPLLDTKQEQMMGSKMADERPKLDLMTMADACLELRVSRKTVYRMIRNSVLPAPKKVGNFRQLYFKREDFEKACCRGLR from the coding sequence GTGCGATTCGCAGATGCCTGGTGCCCGCGCGACATCGCCGCCGACCAGCGCTGCTGCTCAATGCTGACTGACGCCGAAATTTGGCACGCCTGCAAAGCTCTGGGCACACCGGAACGGGCCCTCAACCGTGACGCAAATAAAAGGCATCGCTATCCGCTTCTGGACACCAAACAGGAGCAAATGATGGGTTCGAAGATGGCGGATGAGCGCCCCAAGCTTGACTTGATGACAATGGCGGACGCGTGCCTGGAGCTGCGCGTCAGTCGGAAAACGGTCTACCGGATGATTAGAAACAGCGTCCTCCCGGCGCCAAAGAAGGTCGGGAATTTCCGCCAGCTCTACTTCAAACGAGAGGACTTCGAGAAGGCCTGCTGCCGAGGCCTGCGCTGA
- a CDS encoding ClpXP protease specificity-enhancing factor, with product MDQNSDGGASAGAPSTSTRPYLIRALHDWCTDNGFTPYIAVHVDRHVQVPMEYVSNNEIVLNVGFEATSSLDLGNEFIQFKARFGGVAREIHVPVDHVVAIYARENGQGMAFPAPTPEEPNAVVTPPAATAAPRPATPLRGLRLAGQAEPAPAPAVVPEPAKDEGRDDGDDTPAGPGGGRPSLKRVK from the coding sequence ATGGATCAAAACTCTGATGGCGGCGCGTCCGCCGGCGCGCCCAGCACGTCCACCCGGCCCTATCTGATCAGGGCCTTGCACGACTGGTGCACCGACAACGGCTTCACGCCCTATATCGCGGTGCATGTGGATCGCCATGTGCAGGTGCCGATGGAGTACGTCAGCAACAACGAGATCGTGCTGAACGTGGGTTTCGAGGCCACCAGCAGCCTGGACCTGGGGAACGAGTTCATCCAGTTCAAGGCCCGCTTCGGCGGGGTGGCGCGCGAGATCCACGTGCCGGTCGATCACGTGGTGGCCATCTATGCACGCGAGAACGGGCAGGGCATGGCCTTCCCGGCGCCCACGCCGGAAGAGCCCAATGCCGTGGTCACGCCGCCCGCGGCTACGGCCGCGCCGCGCCCGGCCACGCCCTTGCGCGGCCTGCGCCTGGCCGGCCAGGCGGAACCGGCGCCCGCGCCGGCGGTGGTGCCCGAGCCTGCGAAGGACGAGGGCCGTGACGATGGCGACGACACGCCGGCCGGCCCGGGCGGCGGACGGCCCTCGCTCAAGCGCGTGAAGTGA
- a CDS encoding glutathione S-transferase N-terminal domain-containing protein, which produces MMVLYSGTTCPYSHRCRFVLFEKGMDFEIRDVDLFAKPEDIALMNPYNEVPILVERDLILYESHIINEYIDERFPHPQLMPGDPVARARVRLFLLNFEKELFAHVNVLEGRSQAVKATDKQLEKARSQIRDRLTQLAPIFLKNKYMLGDDFSMLDVAIAPLLWRLDYYGIDMSKNALPLLKYAERIFSRPAYIEALTPSEKVMRK; this is translated from the coding sequence ATGATGGTGCTTTATTCTGGAACCACTTGCCCCTACTCGCACCGCTGCCGCTTTGTGCTGTTCGAGAAGGGCATGGACTTCGAAATCCGCGATGTGGACTTGTTCGCCAAGCCCGAAGACATCGCCCTGATGAACCCGTACAACGAGGTGCCCATCCTCGTCGAGCGCGACCTCATCCTGTACGAGTCGCACATCATCAACGAGTACATCGACGAGCGCTTCCCGCATCCGCAGCTGATGCCCGGCGATCCGGTGGCGCGTGCGCGCGTGCGCCTGTTCCTGCTCAACTTCGAGAAGGAGCTGTTCGCACATGTGAACGTGCTGGAAGGCCGCTCGCAAGCCGTCAAGGCGACCGACAAGCAGCTTGAGAAGGCGCGCTCGCAGATCCGCGATCGCCTGACCCAGCTGGCGCCGATCTTCTTGAAGAACAAGTACATGCTGGGCGACGATTTCTCGATGCTCGACGTGGCCATCGCGCCGCTGCTGTGGCGCCTGGACTACTACGGCATCGACATGTCGAAGAACGCCCTGCCGCTCTTGAAGTACGCCGAGCGCATCTTCTCGCGCCCGGCCTATATCGAGGCGCTGACGCCGTCCGAAAAGGTCATGCGCAAGTAA
- a CDS encoding cytochrome c1, whose product MKKLIATLLLGLGLVSGAQASAGGIEWDKFPKEKMTDVAALQNGAKIFVNYCLNCHSAAFMRYNRLRDLGLTEAQIKSNLLFASEKVGETMKVSLDPKQAKEWFGALPPDLTVIARSRADGAKGSGADYLYTYMRTFYRDETKATGWNNMVFPSVAMPHVLWELQGQRAAKFEEAADPHDASKKVHVFKGYEQLTPGTLSPRQYDEAVGDLVAYLQWMGEPAQAQRFRLGVMVLLFLAVFTVFAWRLNASFWKDVK is encoded by the coding sequence ATGAAAAAACTCATCGCTACGCTGCTGCTGGGCCTGGGCCTCGTGAGCGGCGCTCAAGCCTCCGCGGGCGGCATCGAGTGGGACAAGTTCCCCAAGGAAAAGATGACGGACGTGGCGGCGCTGCAAAACGGCGCCAAGATCTTCGTCAACTACTGCCTGAACTGCCATTCGGCAGCCTTCATGCGCTACAACCGGCTGCGCGACCTGGGCCTCACCGAAGCCCAGATCAAGAGCAATCTGCTGTTCGCGTCGGAAAAGGTTGGCGAGACCATGAAGGTGTCGCTGGACCCCAAGCAGGCCAAGGAATGGTTCGGGGCGCTGCCGCCTGACCTGACCGTGATCGCACGTTCGCGTGCCGACGGTGCCAAGGGTTCGGGTGCGGATTACCTCTACACCTATATGCGGACCTTCTACCGCGACGAGACCAAGGCCACCGGCTGGAACAACATGGTCTTCCCCAGCGTGGCCATGCCGCATGTGCTGTGGGAACTGCAGGGCCAGCGTGCCGCCAAGTTCGAGGAAGCCGCCGATCCGCACGATGCGAGCAAGAAGGTGCATGTGTTCAAGGGCTACGAGCAGCTCACGCCCGGCACCCTGAGCCCGCGCCAGTACGACGAGGCCGTGGGTGATCTGGTGGCTTATCTGCAGTGGATGGGCGAGCCGGCCCAGGCGCAGCGCTTCCGCCTCGGCGTGATGGTGCTGCTGTTCCTTGCGGTGTTCACCGTGTTTGCATGGCGTCTGAATGCGTCTTTCTGGAAAGACGTGAAGTAA
- a CDS encoding cytochrome b — protein sequence MAEFKEAPAGASMGEQLMTWVDNRFPATKMYKEHMSEYYAPKNFNWWYIFGSLAMLVLVIQIVTGIFLVMHYKPDAALAFGSVEYIMRDVPWGWLIRYMHSTGASAFFVVVYLHMFRGLIYGSYRKPRELVWIFGCGIFLCLMAEAFMGYLLPWGQMSYWGAQVIVNLFAAVPFVGPDLALLIRGDYVVGDATLNRFFSFHVIAVPLVLLGLVVAHIIALHEVGSNNPDGVEIKGPKAPKDANGHPLDGIPFHPYYTVHDVYGVGLFLMVFTAIIFFAPELGGYFLEYNNFIPADPLKTPAHIAPVWYFTPFYSMLRATTDPMVNVLAGVVGLGAVLTVLKGNFSGKGKIATLVIAAVAIFLLKTFDAKFWGVVVMGGAVVILFFLPWLDHSPVKSIRYRPDWHKYMYGVFVVFFLVLGYLGIQPPTDIGTLIAQVGTLFYFGFFLLMPWWSKLGTPKAVPERVTFHPH from the coding sequence ATGGCTGAATTCAAAGAAGCTCCCGCAGGCGCATCCATGGGCGAACAGCTCATGACCTGGGTGGACAACCGGTTCCCGGCCACCAAGATGTACAAGGAGCACATGTCGGAGTACTACGCTCCGAAGAACTTCAACTGGTGGTACATCTTCGGTTCGCTGGCGATGCTGGTGCTGGTGATCCAGATCGTCACCGGCATCTTCCTGGTGATGCACTACAAGCCCGATGCGGCCCTGGCCTTCGGCTCGGTCGAGTACATCATGCGCGATGTGCCCTGGGGCTGGCTGATCCGCTACATGCACTCCACCGGCGCCTCGGCGTTCTTCGTGGTGGTGTATCTGCACATGTTCCGCGGCCTGATCTATGGCTCGTACCGCAAGCCGCGCGAGCTGGTCTGGATCTTCGGTTGCGGCATCTTCCTGTGCCTGATGGCCGAGGCCTTCATGGGTTATCTGCTGCCCTGGGGCCAGATGTCCTACTGGGGCGCCCAGGTGATCGTGAACCTGTTCGCCGCCGTGCCCTTCGTCGGCCCCGACCTGGCGCTGCTGATCCGCGGCGACTACGTGGTGGGCGATGCCACGCTGAACCGCTTCTTCAGCTTCCACGTCATCGCGGTGCCGCTGGTGCTGCTGGGCCTGGTGGTGGCGCACATCATTGCGCTGCATGAAGTGGGTTCCAACAATCCCGACGGCGTCGAGATCAAGGGCCCCAAGGCACCCAAGGATGCGAACGGCCATCCGCTGGATGGCATTCCCTTCCATCCCTACTACACCGTGCACGATGTGTATGGCGTGGGCCTGTTCCTGATGGTGTTCACCGCCATCATCTTCTTCGCACCGGAACTGGGCGGCTACTTCCTGGAGTACAACAACTTCATCCCGGCCGATCCGCTGAAGACGCCCGCGCACATCGCGCCGGTGTGGTACTTCACGCCCTTCTACTCGATGCTGCGCGCCACCACCGATCCGATGGTGAACGTGCTGGCCGGCGTGGTGGGCCTGGGTGCGGTGCTGACGGTGCTGAAGGGCAACTTCTCCGGCAAGGGCAAGATTGCCACGCTGGTGATCGCTGCCGTGGCCATCTTCCTGCTCAAGACCTTCGACGCCAAGTTCTGGGGCGTGGTGGTGATGGGCGGTGCCGTGGTGATCCTGTTCTTCCTGCCCTGGCTGGATCACAGCCCGGTCAAGTCGATCCGCTATCGCCCCGACTGGCACAAGTACATGTACGGCGTGTTCGTGGTGTTCTTCCTGGTGCTGGGCTATCTGGGCATCCAGCCGCCGACCGATATCGGCACCCTGATCGCCCAGGTCGGTACGCTGTTCTACTTCGGCTTCTTCCTGCTGATGCCCTGGTGGAGCAAGCTGGGCACGCCCAAGGCGGTGCCCGAGCGCGTGACCTTCCACCCTCACTGA
- the petA gene encoding ubiquinol-cytochrome c reductase iron-sulfur subunit — protein sequence MSDQQVDQGKRTWLIATGCAGAVGGVATAVPFVSTFSPSERAKAAGAAVEVDISAVKPGEKLTVEWRGKPVWIVRRTPEQLEALKKNEAQLADPASARTAYPTPEYAKNPARSIKPEYLVVVGICSHLGCSPSDKFQAGAQPSLPDDWTGGFLCPCHGSTFDLAGRVFKNKPAPDNLEVPPHMYLSDTKLLIGEDKAA from the coding sequence ATGAGTGACCAGCAAGTGGACCAAGGCAAGCGCACCTGGCTGATTGCCACCGGTTGCGCCGGTGCCGTTGGCGGCGTCGCCACCGCCGTGCCCTTTGTCAGTACTTTTTCGCCCTCCGAGCGTGCCAAGGCCGCCGGTGCTGCCGTTGAAGTCGATATCAGCGCCGTCAAACCCGGCGAAAAATTGACCGTCGAATGGCGCGGCAAGCCGGTGTGGATCGTCCGCCGCACGCCCGAGCAGCTCGAAGCGCTGAAGAAGAACGAGGCGCAGCTGGCCGACCCGGCCTCGGCTCGCACGGCCTATCCGACGCCCGAGTACGCCAAGAACCCGGCGCGCTCGATCAAGCCCGAGTATCTGGTGGTGGTGGGCATCTGCTCGCACCTGGGTTGCTCGCCGAGCGACAAGTTCCAGGCCGGTGCCCAGCCCTCGCTGCCCGACGACTGGACCGGCGGCTTCCTGTGCCCCTGCCACGGCTCGACCTTCGACCTGGCGGGCCGCGTGTTCAAGAACAAGCCGGCGCCCGACAACCTCGAAGTGCCGCCCCATATGTACCTGTCCGACACCAAGCTGCTGATTGGTGAGGACAAGGCTGCCTGA
- the mscL gene encoding large conductance mechanosensitive channel protein MscL gives MGFMSEFREFAVKGNVVDLAVGVIIGGAFGKIVDSVVKDLIMPLVGKVVGGLDFSNYFVMLSSPPADFKGPMTYEALTKAGVPLFAYGSFLTVLLNFLILAFIIFLMIKQINRLKRSDAPAPAPVEAPVTPEDIVLLREIRDSLKRDKA, from the coding sequence ATGGGTTTCATGAGCGAATTCAGGGAGTTTGCCGTCAAGGGCAATGTGGTGGACCTGGCGGTGGGCGTGATCATCGGCGGCGCCTTCGGCAAGATCGTCGACTCGGTGGTGAAGGACCTGATCATGCCCCTGGTCGGCAAGGTGGTCGGCGGCCTGGACTTCTCCAACTATTTCGTCATGCTCAGCAGCCCGCCGGCCGACTTCAAGGGCCCGATGACCTATGAGGCGCTCACCAAGGCCGGCGTGCCGCTGTTCGCCTATGGCAGCTTCCTCACCGTGCTGCTGAACTTCCTGATCCTGGCCTTCATCATTTTCCTGATGATCAAGCAGATCAACCGCCTCAAGCGCAGTGACGCCCCGGCACCCGCCCCGGTGGAGGCGCCGGTGACGCCGGAAGACATCGTGCTGCTACGCGAAATCCGCGATTCGCTCAAGCGTGACAAAGCGTAA
- a CDS encoding DUF1631 family protein, protein MNSPDIRLNPHLEAALQRVRTAAEQAAERAAEGMGMAALSAGQAKRRDVLLVTQMLFRKQQALFSNGFYQSLRRQLAANAVPVAVKAGEPMAKSAKSSTNWGELSLMDDDQVNAMVAADRIGLAIGHQCEWELREVESYIGNLAPDSERPEDRNPLRPQVIAQALLDGIQAVSDDSETRQILSDELTRSLAQEMRACYADIAGLLRSRGLRPQDLRVRGTASARAPGAPDTMNSAYGDLASTRSGMPTMGGAWGGRGMAAAGSIGEVDPRMMDLLRRLAHMPVMPGASGAGAMQGDSAYGASGHFGGGGRMTGWDEDYGDPAWAGQLPPNLIHVHRDELRQAASGNLDHMVIDVVGSLFDQILSDPKVPPQMARQIARLQLPVLRAALGDNSFFSSRKHPVRRFVNRIASLACAYDDFSEDPGKAFLALVRELVQEVANGDFDRMDLYETKLDELERFIGEQTSAALQAQGNAAELVERKETDLRLQQRYTQQLQAALAPVTMPEFLRVFLAQIWSQAIVLAARDPKSPPERAERFRQFGRDIVLSVQPKAGSPQRQAFLASLPKLMATLNEGLDLIRWPEAARKQFFGALLPAHADSLKGQALTPLEYNLLAKQLEGVFGCAPPSEKDLPAGGSVTVPAELDMGSRLSADEAKSLGLMNEAAVDWNGQVDIDLGAEAPLQSVDISIDGLPAVEDEAEPSSGGLLIDHLQLGFAYQMHTGDQWHKVRLAHISAGRSFFIFTQGHKHQETVTMTARMLRKLCESGRLRAFENAYLIERATARARKQLAALNSRH, encoded by the coding sequence ATGAATTCGCCCGACATCCGACTCAACCCGCACCTGGAAGCTGCACTGCAGCGCGTACGCACGGCCGCCGAGCAGGCCGCCGAGCGCGCGGCCGAGGGCATGGGCATGGCCGCACTGTCGGCCGGCCAGGCCAAGCGGCGCGACGTGCTGCTGGTGACGCAGATGCTGTTCCGCAAGCAGCAGGCGTTGTTTTCCAATGGCTTCTACCAGTCGCTGCGGCGCCAATTGGCGGCGAACGCTGTGCCCGTGGCCGTGAAGGCCGGCGAGCCGATGGCCAAGAGCGCCAAGAGCAGCACCAACTGGGGCGAGCTGTCGCTGATGGACGACGACCAGGTCAACGCCATGGTCGCGGCCGACCGCATCGGCCTGGCGATCGGCCACCAATGCGAGTGGGAACTGCGCGAGGTCGAGTCCTATATCGGCAATCTGGCGCCCGACTCCGAGCGTCCCGAGGACCGCAACCCCCTGCGCCCCCAGGTGATCGCCCAGGCCCTGCTGGACGGCATCCAGGCCGTCAGCGACGACAGCGAAACACGCCAGATCCTGTCCGATGAGCTGACCCGCTCGCTGGCGCAGGAAATGCGCGCCTGCTACGCCGACATCGCCGGCCTGCTACGCAGCCGCGGCCTGCGCCCGCAGGACCTACGCGTGCGCGGCACCGCATCCGCACGCGCGCCCGGTGCCCCCGACACCATGAACAGCGCCTACGGCGACCTGGCCTCGACGCGCAGCGGCATGCCGACCATGGGCGGCGCCTGGGGTGGCCGCGGCATGGCTGCTGCGGGCTCCATCGGCGAGGTCGACCCGCGCATGATGGACCTGCTGCGGCGCCTCGCCCACATGCCCGTGATGCCGGGCGCGTCCGGGGCGGGCGCGATGCAGGGCGACAGCGCCTACGGCGCATCCGGCCACTTTGGCGGTGGCGGCCGCATGACCGGCTGGGATGAGGACTACGGCGACCCCGCCTGGGCCGGCCAGCTGCCGCCCAATCTGATCCATGTGCATCGCGATGAGCTGCGCCAGGCCGCCAGCGGCAACCTCGACCACATGGTGATCGACGTGGTTGGCAGCCTGTTCGACCAGATTCTTTCCGACCCCAAGGTGCCGCCGCAGATGGCGCGCCAGATCGCGCGCCTGCAATTGCCGGTGCTGCGTGCGGCGCTGGGCGACAACAGCTTCTTCTCCTCGCGCAAGCACCCGGTGCGGCGCTTCGTCAACCGCATTGCCTCGCTGGCCTGCGCCTACGACGATTTCTCCGAGGACCCGGGCAAGGCCTTCCTGGCCCTGGTGCGCGAGCTGGTGCAGGAAGTCGCCAACGGCGATTTCGATCGCATGGATCTCTACGAGACCAAGCTGGACGAGCTTGAGCGCTTCATCGGCGAACAGACCAGCGCGGCCCTGCAGGCGCAGGGCAATGCCGCCGAGCTGGTGGAGCGCAAGGAAACCGATCTGCGCCTGCAGCAGCGCTACACGCAGCAGCTGCAGGCGGCGCTGGCGCCCGTCACCATGCCGGAATTCCTGCGCGTGTTCCTGGCGCAGATCTGGAGCCAGGCCATCGTGCTGGCGGCGCGCGACCCCAAGTCGCCGCCCGAGCGCGCCGAGCGCTTCCGTCAATTCGGCCGTGACATCGTGCTGAGCGTGCAGCCCAAGGCCGGCTCGCCGCAGCGCCAGGCATTCCTGGCCTCGCTGCCCAAGCTGATGGCCACGCTCAACGAGGGGCTGGACCTGATCCGCTGGCCGGAGGCCGCGCGCAAACAGTTCTTCGGCGCACTGCTGCCCGCGCATGCCGATTCGCTCAAGGGGCAAGCGCTGACCCCGCTGGAATACAACCTGCTGGCCAAGCAGCTGGAGGGCGTGTTTGGCTGCGCCCCGCCGAGCGAGAAGGATCTGCCCGCCGGCGGCAGCGTCACCGTGCCGGCCGAGCTGGACATGGGCAGCCGGCTGAGCGCCGACGAGGCCAAGAGCTTGGGCCTGATGAACGAGGCCGCGGTGGACTGGAACGGCCAGGTCGACATCGACCTCGGTGCCGAGGCGCCGCTGCAGTCCGTGGACATCAGCATCGACGGCCTGCCCGCCGTCGAGGACGAGGCCGAACCCAGCTCGGGCGGCCTGCTGATCGACCATCTGCAGCTCGGCTTCGCCTACCAGATGCACACCGGCGACCAGTGGCACAAGGTACGCCTGGCCCATATCAGCGCCGGCCGCAGCTTCTTCATCTTCACCCAGGGCCACAAGCACCAGGAAACCGTCACCATGACGGCGCGCATGCTGCGCAAGCTGTGCGAGTCCGGCCGCCTGCGCGCCTTCGAGAACGCCTACCTGATCGAACGCGCCACCGCGCGGGCCCGCAAGCAGCTGGCCGCGCTCAACTCACGCCACTGA
- the pdxA gene encoding 4-hydroxythreonine-4-phosphate dehydrogenase PdxA, whose translation MSKPLLLTMGDACGIGPEIIAMAWAREALQAGPRDVCVVGDVGVLRRALAWAGVAVPLASLSAPDEAAPPGALPVWQPPGLPAGLLDCPVGRVDARAGAAAALCIEAAVRAIQSGQGSALVTAPIHKEALHAAGSPYPGHTEMLQMLAAADGRPAPVRMMLANEELRTVLVTIHVALREAIDLISRARVLETLCITDAALRACGIAAPRIAVAGLNPHAGEGGLFGDEEILHIAPAIADARALGIAASGPIAPDTVFMRARNAAGHPGEFDVVVAMTHDHGLIPVKYLGVEQGVNVTLGLPFVRTSPDHGTAFDLAGSGRADPSSLLAALRMARRLLAGA comes from the coding sequence ATGAGCAAGCCGCTGCTCCTCACCATGGGCGATGCCTGCGGCATCGGCCCCGAGATCATCGCGATGGCCTGGGCGCGCGAGGCGCTGCAAGCAGGTCCGCGCGATGTCTGCGTGGTCGGCGATGTGGGCGTGCTGCGGCGTGCCCTTGCCTGGGCGGGTGTTGCGGTGCCGCTGGCCAGCCTGAGCGCGCCCGACGAGGCCGCACCGCCCGGCGCGCTGCCGGTGTGGCAGCCGCCCGGCCTGCCCGCCGGGCTGCTGGACTGTCCCGTCGGCCGGGTCGATGCGCGCGCCGGCGCTGCCGCGGCGCTTTGCATCGAGGCCGCGGTGCGCGCCATCCAGTCCGGCCAAGGTAGCGCGCTGGTGACGGCGCCCATCCACAAGGAGGCCTTGCACGCCGCCGGTTCGCCTTATCCGGGCCACACCGAGATGCTGCAGATGCTGGCCGCGGCCGACGGCCGGCCGGCGCCGGTGCGCATGATGCTGGCCAACGAGGAGCTGCGCACCGTGCTGGTGACCATCCACGTGGCGCTGCGCGAGGCGATCGACCTGATCAGCCGTGCGCGCGTGCTGGAAACCTTGTGCATCACCGATGCCGCGCTGCGCGCCTGCGGCATCGCGGCGCCGCGCATTGCGGTGGCGGGCCTGAACCCGCATGCGGGCGAGGGCGGGCTGTTCGGCGACGAGGAGATCCTGCACATCGCGCCCGCGATCGCCGACGCCCGCGCCCTGGGCATTGCGGCCAGCGGACCGATTGCGCCGGACACCGTCTTCATGCGTGCCCGCAACGCGGCGGGCCATCCGGGCGAGTTCGACGTGGTGGTGGCGATGACGCACGACCATGGCCTGATCCCGGTGAAGTACCTGGGGGTGGAGCAGGGCGTCAACGTCACCCTGGGCCTGCCCTTTGTGCGCACCAGCCCGGATCACGGCACGGCCTTCGACCTGGCGGGTAGCGGCCGCGCCGACCCGTCCAGCCTCCTGGCGGCGCTGCGCATGGCGCGTCGGCTGCTCGCCGGGGCATGA